The Candidatus Zixiibacteriota bacterium genome includes the window TCTCTCCCAATCGTAAGTGGTAACATACTGCCGGCGTGGCGGCAGAGGCGATAGGCTACAATGAAAGGCGGAATTTGTCAACCTGAGGGTTGAGAGAAAGCGAGAATCTCCTTGACCCTGAACTCGGAAAAGGGTTATCATCGAGTTGATGCTTGTGAAGCAATTCACATTTTTGGCGCGAAGTGCCTACTCGGCAAATCCGTCTTTCCTGATCGGAATGCGCCAAATTACAGAACGGCAAGCTCTTAGGAAGGGCGGTTGGGTGAAGTAATATTGACAAAAAAGTTGCTTTATTACTTGACTAATTTTGTCCGATACTGTAGAGTGTAGAGTCGTGACATTGTGAAAATTGTCACGTATGGTGAGAAGACACTATGATTGACTGCCCGTTCGTTCCGTTCGCAAAACGGATCATAATCTTTGCCGGCGCTTATGGTTCCGGCAAGACAGAGGTGGCGGTCAATTACGCGATTCACCTGGCCGAGATCTCGGCTGATCCCATCAGCATCATTGATCTTGATATCGTCAATCCGTATTTCCGTTCACGCGAAGCGGCCGCCGAGATGCTGCTCTACGGAATCCGGGCGATTGTGCCGACGGGCGAGCATTGCCACGCCGACCTGCCGATCATTGTGCCGCAGATTCGGGCTTCAATCGAGAACGCCGGCGAAGGGCGGCTGGTGATCGACGTCGGGGGTGACGACTTGGGCGCGCGAGTGCTGGGTTCTCTCTCCGATGCGCTGGAGCGGGCCGACTACGAGTTCCTGATGGTGCTGAACGCCAACCGGCCGTTCACCGCGACGGTCGAGGGGAGTCTGAAGATGATGCGGGCGATCGAGGGGTCGTCGCGGATGAAATTCACCGGCATCGTCTCCAATACCCACCTGATCGGTGAGACGACCGGGCAGACAAT containing:
- a CDS encoding cobalamin biosynthesis protein CobQ codes for the protein MIDCPFVPFAKRIIIFAGAYGSGKTEVAVNYAIHLAEISADPISIIDLDIVNPYFRSREAAAEMLLYGIRAIVPTGEHCHADLPIIVPQIRASIENAGEGRLVIDVGGDDLGARVLGSLSDALERADYEFLMVLNANRPFTATVEGSLKMMRAIEGSSRMKFTGIVSNTHLIGETTGQTIIDGVKLSRQVAEAANIPLVFAAGMDAALGEIADEMLTVPKFSLSRRMLKPWEIRKDRVRGL